The Deltaproteobacteria bacterium genomic sequence GAGAATCATGATACCGAACTCCCTGTCTAGGGATTTGTCGCCACACATGCCGCCCAACTACTGAGTATCCCGCCACGCTCCTGGCAGTATATCTCTCTCAGCCGAGAGAGCCGCAAGCCGTCGAATCTCGTGTAGTATCCGTTAGTCTCGCCTACTTTGTCAAGTCTTTGCTCAGCGGGATGTCCTGCCCATTAGGCCGTATATCCGGCTATCAGCCCACAGCCTCTCCCCAGTACTTCGTCCAGGTGATTTTGATGGATGTCATTCCAGGCCCTTCGCTTCCGCTCATCCTGAGCGTAGCGAAGCAAAGTCGAAGGACGCTCAGGGTAAACTCCGCGACGAGGAATCTTAAGCAGGCAGGGGCAACACGAGATTCCTCACCTTCACTTCGTTCTGGTTCGGAATGACAACCCCTCACATTCAAACTGACAGACTACTAACCTATTCTTCCTCTACTTCCCGCTCGCCAGTTGCCAATCCGTGCTGACCTCCGCCATGACCGAGCGAATGGCGTCGCCGATGGTGGTGACGAGTTCGTCAATCTGCTCTTTGGTGATGATGAGCGGTGGACACAGGGCGATGTTGTTCGCGCCTGCCACCCGACAAATGACTCCGTTATCGAGTGCGCGTTCCCACACTTTGCGGGCGATCTGCAGCTCGGCGGGAAACATTTCTTTCGTGGTTGGGTCTTTGACCAGTTCGATGGCGGCGATGAGTCCGTGGCTACGAATGTCCCCGACGATGGGCAGGGCACGCAGAGCTTCCAACTTCTTCTTCAGATATTTGCCTTGCTCGCGTGCTTTCTGCACGAGTTTTTCGCGTTCGATGATTTCCAGGTTGGCGAGCCCAGCAGCGCAGACTGTGGGATGCCCAGTGTAGGTGTAGCCGTGCCAGAAGGCGTAATCGTCTCCGGTGGCCATGAAGGTCTGGAAAATTTCCTCCTTGAACAGGACTAGGCCGAGCGGCAAGTAGCCGCTGGTGACGCCTTTGGCGGAGATCAAGACGTCCGGGGTAACGCCGAAGCCCGCCGAAGCGAACATCGAGCCGGTACGTCCGAAGCCGGTGATGACTTCGTCGCAGGCCATGAGAATATCATACTTGGTGCAAATCTCGCGGATCTTCGGCAGCCACTCTGCCGGCGGCACGATGACACCGCCCACGCCTTGAATCGGTTCGGTAATGAACGCGCCGATGGTGTCCGCACCTTCGCGTTGGATGATGCGCTCCAGCTCGGCTGCACAGTCGATCTGGCAAGAAGGATAGGTTTTCCCCAACTCGCAGCGATAACAGTAGGGACGCGCCATGTGGATCATCCCCGGCAGCCCGGGTTCCATTTGGTTGTTGAAGACCGGGATGCCTCCCAACGAGGCGGCACCGCTGGAGGAGCCATGGTACGCCTGATTGAGGCTGATAAATTTGGTCTTGCCGGGTTTGCCTTTGGCCTTCCAATAGGCGCGGGTCAGACGGATCAGCGTCTCGTTCGCTTCCGAACCCCCAGAGGTAAAGATTACGCGGGTGAGTCCTTTGGGCGCGATTTTGACGAGTTTCGCCGCCAGCTCCACGGTGGGGACAGCAGTCGGGCCTATCAGCGTCGGGGCAAAAGCGAGCTTGTCCATTTGCGCGGCGACGGCGCGGTTAATCTCTTTCCGGCCATGACCGACATGCACGTTCCACAGGGACGCGAGCCCGTCGATGTAGCGCTTTCCCTCGGTGTCCCATAGGTAGACGCCTTGGCCCTTTACGAAGATGGGGACGCCTTTGTTTTGCTGTAGGCTCAGGGGGGTGAAGCCATGGTAGAGGTGAGCACGATCTTGTTGATGCAGCGCTTTGGCTTTGCGCGGCTCCATTTTGGCCGTGGTGGCTTTTGTGCGGGGGCGGAGTTGCACTACTTTTGCCGAGGTTTTCGTTTGCTTCTGCATGAGCATCCCTCCATTAAGTGTTGGTCGTTCCGCGAAACTGTCCCGGTATTATACACGACCGCATACGAAAAACCCAAACGTAGAATCCTCTGATAATGGTGCAGTTTTTCAGCGTGGTTTGATGCCTGGCTTCTTACCCTCTGTCATTCCGAGGCCGCAGGCCGAGGAATCTCTCTTTGTTGCTTGGCGTCTGAGATTTCTCGCCTTCGCGATGCTCCGGCTCGAAATGACATTCCTGTCGCGTCGCCTCTTCAACTGCGCCACTGCCAATCCTCCAGGGACACGCCCTGCCCCTACAAATCGTCGCTCCAGCTTGCTACACACAGGGAAGAAGAAAGGAGGCTTCACATGAAAACGAAACGTATGGGACGGACGGGTTTGAAAGTGTCGGAAATTTGCTTGGGGACTATGACCTTCGGTCGTCAGTGTGACGAAGCCCTCAGTTTTGCCATCATGGATGCTGCCGTCGAGGGAGGTGTGGATTTCTTCGATACCGCCGATGTGTACCCCGTTGGTGGCGGGCTCGAATCGGTGGGGCGGACCGAGGAGATCGTCGGCAACTGGCTGAAAGGGAAACGGGACAAGATTGTCTTGGCGACAAAGTGTTGGGGCGCGATGAGCCGGAATCCTAACGACCAAGGCTTGTCGCGCAAGCATATCTTTACCGCTATCGAGAACAGCTTACGCCGGTTGCAGACGGACTATGTTGACTTGTATCAAGTGCATGCGCCCGACCCGCATACCCCGCTCGATGAAACTCTGCGCGCGCTCGATGACTTGGTCCATCAAGGCAAGGTTCGCTACCTCGGCTGCTCGAACTTTCAGGCGTGGCTCTTAGCTTCGGCGTTGTGGACCAGCGATACGCATGGGCTCGCGCGTTTCGACTGCGTGCAGCCGCGCTATAACCTGCTGTTCCGAGAGATCGAGAATGAGTTACTGCCGCTCTGCCGTCACTACGGCGTCGGTGTGATTCCCTACAACCCGCTGGCCGGCGGCTTCCTCACTGGCAAGTACACGATGGCGGCGGAACCGGATGCCAACCGACGCTTCGGCTTGGCGGGGCGCGCGGGTAAGATCTACCGCGACCGCTACTGGCAGGAAGAGCAATTCGGGGCCGTGCAGCATCTGCAAGATTTTTTTGCCGCCAAAGGCAAGTCGCTGACCCAGGTCGCCATCGCTTGGGTGTTGGCGCAGCCGGAGATCACCGCGCCGATCGTGGGCGCCACGTCAGTGGAACAACTGCGGCAATCGCTGCCTGCTGCGGAGCTGATATTAGACGAGGAAGACAAAAAGGCGTGTGATGAAGTGTGGTTCAATTTGCCGCGCCTGCGCGAGCCGTCCGTAGCGCTGCGGTAATCCGCCTCCAGGGGCCGCCAACGGATGTCATTCCGAGAAGCGGAGCGACGAGGAATCTCAAGCCGGCAGGAGCAACACGAGATTCCTCACCTTCACGGAGTTTATCCTGAGCGCAGTCGAAGGGTTCTGGTTCGGAATGACAACTGCTTGCAGCCTTACAGATGCAGTGCCAGGACACTCATTCACAGCATCTCGTAAAAGCTGCCCTCGCCCGGCACGAACAATCGGCTGTAGAAACGCATGGCATAGGAGTCGGTCATGCCCGCGAGAAAGTCGCAGATGACTCGCTTCCGGGTTTGTTCGTTGCCGTCCAGCAGCGCGCGCTCGTAATCTTCGCCGTGGTCCTCCGGGAACAGGCCAATCGAGGCTTTATCTTGATCGAGCACGGCGAACAGCCGCCGGAGGACTTCTTGTCCCTTATGTCCCAGAGTGGTGACACGGGGGTTGTGAATGACCTTGTGGGACTCGAAGGCTTTGAGCACTTCAATGCGAATGCGGGTCGGCTGGTCGGCATCGATGCGCCCGTCGGGATAGATGCCGACCGTGCGAGCGAATTCATGGATGAGGTCGCGCGTGAACATCTTACGAGCGGCGCGACCGGCTTCGCGCTCCAGCGCCTCAAGACGGTGGGCAATGACCTCTAACTCGGTACGAATACCGGCTTCGTCAATGCTTAGGTGGAGTGGCGCGAGTTTCTCGTTGACCGCGCGCACCACACGCGGATGCGGCGGGCGGCGAAAATCCGTCAGAGTAATCAGCCCCGCTTTAAGACTATCCTCCAAGTCGTGCACCGAGTAGGCGATGTCGTCGGCGACATCCATGATCTGACACTCGAAGCTGCGCTCGCGACCGCTCCCGGTCGCGCCGATGATGGCGGCGACAAACTCCTGGTCGTCGGCATAAAAGCCTTTGACCGGGGTCTCGGGAGCGGCGACAATCGCGGCGGCATCGATACACGTTTTATATTTGAGAATGCCGTCGAGCGTCTGATAGGTGAGGTTCAGTCCTTCGTAGGCGCTATGCTTGCGTTCGAGTCGCGTGAGAATACGGAAGGTTTGTGCATTGCCTTCAAACCCGCCGTAGTGGCGCATGAGTTCGTGGAGCACCTGTTCTCCGGTGTGCCCGAAGGGTGGGTGTCCGAGATCGTGGGCGAGGCAGGTGGCTTCGACGAGGTCGGTATCGGCTCCCAGGGAGAGCGCGATGCCTTTGGCGATTTGCGAGACTTCTAGGGAATGCGTCAAGCGCGTGCGGAAGAAATCGCCTTCATAGACGCCGAAGACCTGAGTTTTTCCTTGGAGACGACGAAACGCCGCCGAGTGAATAATCCGGGCGCGATCACGCTCGAACTCGGAGCGACGATCCGTCGAAGATGGCCGTAGTTCCGGGGCGCGCCGTTGGGCGTCTGCAACACGAGCGGGTTTCACAACGCTGAACTCCTGTGCGGCAGCATAAAGCAGTCCGCGCAAGGATCGCAAGGCTCCTTGACCGTCCGTCCGCTTATTCGCGTCGCGCCATGCGCATGAGTCCCCAAGCCAGAAGCACGAATGGCGTGATCGTCAACACGTACTCCAGTGCGCCGCTGCCCGCCGTCCGGAGCGTTAACGCTTGATCGACGCCACCGACGACGAGTCCGGCAATACCTATGCCCATGAGTGCGTCTCCGGCAATCAGTCCGGAGGCGAAGAGCGTCGCGCGTTCGTTTTGCAGATCTTGCTCTCTCGCTGGCGGAGTGTCTCGCTTCACCCACCACGCCACGAATCCCCCGAGAATAAGGGACGCGGTGGTGGTGATGGGTAAGTACAGGCCGATGGCGAATGCCAGGCTGGGAATACCGACCGTCTCTGCCGCCAGTGCTAATCCGCCGCCGAGTAGCATGAGCGTCCAGGGTAGTTCCCCACGCATCACGCCTTCGACAAGCGTGGCCATGAGTTTGGCTTGTGGTGCGGGGAGGGCTTCCGAACCAAGCGTGTAGGCTTGGTGGAGCAAGAAAAGCACCCAGCCAGCGCGTAACGCGGCGACGCAGACTCCCAGCATTTCCCCCAGTTGCAAATAGCGAGGCGTGGCTCCGAGCAAGGCCCCGGTTTTCAAATCCTGACTCATGTCGCCGGAGAGGGCGATGGCGATGCAGACCACCGCGCCGCAGGTGATTGCCATGCCCATGCCTTCGGTGCCGGAATACCCTGCCGCCGACAAGATCAGGCTGATGGACAGTAGCGCGGCGATGGTCATGCCGGACACCGGTTGGGAGGTGGAGCCGACGAGGCCGACCATGCGTGAGGACACCACGACGAAGATAAAGGTGAACACGACGGCAAGAACTGCGGCGAGGAGACTCAGTTGAAAAGTGGGAATCAGCCACAGTCCGAGACCGAGAGCGACGACACCGCCCACCACGATCAGCGGATGCAGGTCTTGTTCGGTGCGGACGGCACTGCATTCTTG encodes the following:
- a CDS encoding aspartate aminotransferase family protein; this encodes MQKQTKTSAKVVQLRPRTKATTAKMEPRKAKALHQQDRAHLYHGFTPLSLQQNKGVPIFVKGQGVYLWDTEGKRYIDGLASLWNVHVGHGRKEINRAVAAQMDKLAFAPTLIGPTAVPTVELAAKLVKIAPKGLTRVIFTSGGSEANETLIRLTRAYWKAKGKPGKTKFISLNQAYHGSSSGAASLGGIPVFNNQMEPGLPGMIHMARPYCYRCELGKTYPSCQIDCAAELERIIQREGADTIGAFITEPIQGVGGVIVPPAEWLPKIREICTKYDILMACDEVITGFGRTGSMFASAGFGVTPDVLISAKGVTSGYLPLGLVLFKEEIFQTFMATGDDYAFWHGYTYTGHPTVCAAGLANLEIIEREKLVQKAREQGKYLKKKLEALRALPIVGDIRSHGLIAAIELVKDPTTKEMFPAELQIARKVWERALDNGVICRVAGANNIALCPPLIITKEQIDELVTTIGDAIRSVMAEVSTDWQLASGK
- the dgt gene encoding dNTP triphosphohydrolase encodes the protein MKPARVADAQRRAPELRPSSTDRRSEFERDRARIIHSAAFRRLQGKTQVFGVYEGDFFRTRLTHSLEVSQIAKGIALSLGADTDLVEATCLAHDLGHPPFGHTGEQVLHELMRHYGGFEGNAQTFRILTRLERKHSAYEGLNLTYQTLDGILKYKTCIDAAAIVAAPETPVKGFYADDQEFVAAIIGATGSGRERSFECQIMDVADDIAYSVHDLEDSLKAGLITLTDFRRPPHPRVVRAVNEKLAPLHLSIDEAGIRTELEVIAHRLEALEREAGRAARKMFTRDLIHEFARTVGIYPDGRIDADQPTRIRIEVLKAFESHKVIHNPRVTTLGHKGQEVLRRLFAVLDQDKASIGLFPEDHGEDYERALLDGNEQTRKRVICDFLAGMTDSYAMRFYSRLFVPGEGSFYEML
- a CDS encoding aldo/keto reductase, with the translated sequence MKTKRMGRTGLKVSEICLGTMTFGRQCDEALSFAIMDAAVEGGVDFFDTADVYPVGGGLESVGRTEEIVGNWLKGKRDKIVLATKCWGAMSRNPNDQGLSRKHIFTAIENSLRRLQTDYVDLYQVHAPDPHTPLDETLRALDDLVHQGKVRYLGCSNFQAWLLASALWTSDTHGLARFDCVQPRYNLLFREIENELLPLCRHYGVGVIPYNPLAGGFLTGKYTMAAEPDANRRFGLAGRAGKIYRDRYWQEEQFGAVQHLQDFFAAKGKSLTQVAIAWVLAQPEITAPIVGATSVEQLRQSLPAAELILDEEDKKACDEVWFNLPRLREPSVALR